A single region of the Leptodactylus fuscus isolate aLepFus1 chromosome 5, aLepFus1.hap2, whole genome shotgun sequence genome encodes:
- the NACC1 gene encoding nucleus accumbens-associated protein 1 isoform X2 encodes MSQTLQMEIPNFGNSILECLNEQRLQGLYCDVSVVVRGHQFKAHRAVLAASSSYFRDLFHNSKNPVVELPGSVQPQSFQQILSFCYTGRLSMNVGDQFLLMYTAGFLQIQEIMEKGTEFFLKVSSPSCDSQGLHPEEAPNSEPPSPAAAAVAAGATAVALLSSSSSSYSTSRPPRVKTETQESDSVQCTPVAKRLWDGGQKEAGGVNRKVPRFSQGAAGGPSGAVAPLGSERTSPGTSSAYTSDSPGSYHNEEDEEEEVGEDGTEEQYRQICNMYTMYSMMNVNQTAEKVEALPDPVFSDSRNRMRVKQDLATLPAELISQIGNRCHPKLYEEGDPAEKIELVTGTNVFITRAQLMNCHISAGTRHKVLLRRLLASFFDRNTLANSCGTGIRSSTNDPSRKPLDSRVLHAVKFYCQNFAPNFKESEMNAIAADMCTNARRVVRKSWIPKLKLLMAEGDAYTSFINDTGKMEPDLMGGGTQGDHNTGFDGEPGEGMP; translated from the exons ATGTCTCAGACTCTGCAGATGGAGATCCCTAACTTTGGGAATAGCATCCTGGAGTGTCTGAACGAGCAGCGCCTCCAGGGCCTGTACTGTGATGTCTCCGTCGTGGTCCGCGGACACCAGTTTAAAGCCCACCGGGCCGTCCTGGCTGCGAGCAGCTCCTACTTCAGAGACCTCTTCCACAACAGCAAGAACCCTGTGGTGGAGCTGCCCGGATCGGTCCAGCCTCAGTCCTTCCAGCAGATCCTCAGCTTCTGTTACACCGGGCGGCTCAGCATGAACGTAGGAGATCAGTTCCTCCTCATGTACACGGCCGGATTCCTGCAGATCCAGGAGATCATGGAGAAGGGAACAGAGTTCTTCCTGAAGGTTAGCTCGCCCAGCTGTGACTCCCAAGGTCTACACCCTGAAGAAGCTCCCAACTCTGAACCTCCCAGCCCAGCAGCGGCAGCAGTGGCGGCAGGAGCCACAGCGGTGGCCTTACtgtcatcatcatcgtcatcttACTCTACGTCTAGACCACCCCGGGTGAAAACAGAAACTCAAGAGTCAGATTCAGTGCAGTGCACTCCGGTGGCCAAGAGACTCTGGGACGGGGGGCAGAAGGAGGCCGGAGGGGTGAATAGAAAGGTGCCACGCTTCTCTCAAGGAGCGGCTGGTGGGCCATCGGGGGCTGTGGCCCCACTCGGATCAGAGAGGACGAGCCCGGGAACATCCAGTGCGTACACAAGCGACAGCcctggatcttaccataatgagGAGGACGAGGAAGAGGAGGTCGGCGAGGACGGCACTGAAGAGCAATACAGGCAGATCTGCAAtatgtatacaatgtacagcatgatGAACGTCAACCAAACCG CCGAGAAGGTGGAGGCTCTGCCGGACCCCGTCTTTTCGGACTCCAGGAACCGCATGCGTGTGAAGCAGGACCTGGCCACCCTCCCAGCGGAGCTTATCAGCCAGATCGGCAATCGCTGTCACCCAAAACTCTATGAAGAAGGAGACCCTGCTGAGAAGATAGAGCTGGTGACAG GGACTAACGTGTTTATCACCCGCGCTCAGCTCATGAACTGTCATATCAGCGCCGGGACGCGCCACAAGGTTCTGCTACGCAGGTTGCTGGCTTCTTTCTTTGACAG GAACACTCTGGCGAACAGCTGTGGCACCGGAATCCGCTCGTCCACCAATGACCCCAGCAGGAAGCCTCTGGACAGCCGGGTCCTGCATGCTGTGAAAT TCTACTGTCAGAATTTCGCGCCCAACTTCAAGGAGAGCGAGATGAACGCCATTGCGGCAGACATGTGTACGAACGCCCGGCGCGTGGTGCGCAAGAGCTGGATCCCGAAACTGAAGTTGCTGATGGCCGAAGGAGACGCCTACACGTCCTTTATTAATGACACCGGCAAAATGGAGCCTGATTTGATGGGAGGAGGCACCCAGGGAGATCATAATACAGGCTTCGATGGCGAGCCAGGAGAGGGGATGCCCTGA
- the NACC1 gene encoding nucleus accumbens-associated protein 1 isoform X1, with translation MSQTLQMEIPNFGNSILECLNEQRLQGLYCDVSVVVRGHQFKAHRAVLAASSSYFRDLFHNSKNPVVELPGSVQPQSFQQILSFCYTGRLSMNVGDQFLLMYTAGFLQIQEIMEKGTEFFLKVSSPSCDSQGLHPEEAPNSEPPSPAAAAVAAGATAVALLSSSSSSYSTSRPPRVKTETQESDSVQCTPVAKRLWDGGQKEAGGVNRKVPRFSQGAAGGPSGAVAPLGSERTSPGTSSAYTSDSPGSYHNEEDEEEEVGEDGTEEQYRQICNMYTMYSMMNVNQTEYSLTSSAEKVEALPDPVFSDSRNRMRVKQDLATLPAELISQIGNRCHPKLYEEGDPAEKIELVTGTNVFITRAQLMNCHISAGTRHKVLLRRLLASFFDRNTLANSCGTGIRSSTNDPSRKPLDSRVLHAVKFYCQNFAPNFKESEMNAIAADMCTNARRVVRKSWIPKLKLLMAEGDAYTSFINDTGKMEPDLMGGGTQGDHNTGFDGEPGEGMP, from the exons ATGTCTCAGACTCTGCAGATGGAGATCCCTAACTTTGGGAATAGCATCCTGGAGTGTCTGAACGAGCAGCGCCTCCAGGGCCTGTACTGTGATGTCTCCGTCGTGGTCCGCGGACACCAGTTTAAAGCCCACCGGGCCGTCCTGGCTGCGAGCAGCTCCTACTTCAGAGACCTCTTCCACAACAGCAAGAACCCTGTGGTGGAGCTGCCCGGATCGGTCCAGCCTCAGTCCTTCCAGCAGATCCTCAGCTTCTGTTACACCGGGCGGCTCAGCATGAACGTAGGAGATCAGTTCCTCCTCATGTACACGGCCGGATTCCTGCAGATCCAGGAGATCATGGAGAAGGGAACAGAGTTCTTCCTGAAGGTTAGCTCGCCCAGCTGTGACTCCCAAGGTCTACACCCTGAAGAAGCTCCCAACTCTGAACCTCCCAGCCCAGCAGCGGCAGCAGTGGCGGCAGGAGCCACAGCGGTGGCCTTACtgtcatcatcatcgtcatcttACTCTACGTCTAGACCACCCCGGGTGAAAACAGAAACTCAAGAGTCAGATTCAGTGCAGTGCACTCCGGTGGCCAAGAGACTCTGGGACGGGGGGCAGAAGGAGGCCGGAGGGGTGAATAGAAAGGTGCCACGCTTCTCTCAAGGAGCGGCTGGTGGGCCATCGGGGGCTGTGGCCCCACTCGGATCAGAGAGGACGAGCCCGGGAACATCCAGTGCGTACACAAGCGACAGCcctggatcttaccataatgagGAGGACGAGGAAGAGGAGGTCGGCGAGGACGGCACTGAAGAGCAATACAGGCAGATCTGCAAtatgtatacaatgtacagcatgatGAACGTCAACCAAACCG AATATTCTTTGACTTCTTCAGCCGAGAAGGTGGAGGCTCTGCCGGACCCCGTCTTTTCGGACTCCAGGAACCGCATGCGTGTGAAGCAGGACCTGGCCACCCTCCCAGCGGAGCTTATCAGCCAGATCGGCAATCGCTGTCACCCAAAACTCTATGAAGAAGGAGACCCTGCTGAGAAGATAGAGCTGGTGACAG GGACTAACGTGTTTATCACCCGCGCTCAGCTCATGAACTGTCATATCAGCGCCGGGACGCGCCACAAGGTTCTGCTACGCAGGTTGCTGGCTTCTTTCTTTGACAG GAACACTCTGGCGAACAGCTGTGGCACCGGAATCCGCTCGTCCACCAATGACCCCAGCAGGAAGCCTCTGGACAGCCGGGTCCTGCATGCTGTGAAAT TCTACTGTCAGAATTTCGCGCCCAACTTCAAGGAGAGCGAGATGAACGCCATTGCGGCAGACATGTGTACGAACGCCCGGCGCGTGGTGCGCAAGAGCTGGATCCCGAAACTGAAGTTGCTGATGGCCGAAGGAGACGCCTACACGTCCTTTATTAATGACACCGGCAAAATGGAGCCTGATTTGATGGGAGGAGGCACCCAGGGAGATCATAATACAGGCTTCGATGGCGAGCCAGGAGAGGGGATGCCCTGA